The bacterium genome segment TCCCGGGACATGGAGAAGTCCCCTTTATAGAGAGTGCTCGAAATAAAGAGTGCTCGAAAAAACGCCCTATTCCCTATCTTCCGGCGCCGCACACTTTGCTGTTGAGATGATTCAATATATTAGCACAATTTAGAACAATCCATTATGGCGCCCGATCGATCAGATTTGAGCAGTCATCATCTGTTTTGGCGGTTTTTCCGGAGAGAAAACGAAAATAGTCCAAAAATATGTGGCGCGCGTCCTGTCCAAAAACTCATCTCGCTCCCACTTTGATCGCAGACAAATGGCCTGAAACACTCACCCCGCCCGCACTCTCACCAGTTCTTCCCATCGCGTCGTATATCGCGGGGAACGCATCTCCCCCTTCGTGCGCCAGGCGGCCTCAAACATCCATGGCCGCTTCATCAGGAGTTCGCCATCCACGGGCTTTCTTCCCTCTCCCCTACCCCTTGGGGGGTATCGGATTTCAAGGAAGTCCGCTCACAAGGCAGGTATGACAGGAGAAGAATTAAGGTTCAAACGAGTTTGAACTCAACCGCCCTAGGCTGCGTACCAGAGCACCGCGATGAAGTGACACGTAGTGCCTGCGATAACGAATAGGTGCCAGATGAGGTGGTTGTATGGGATCCGCTTGGCGGCGAAAAACCCTAAGCCCGTCATGTACGCGATGCCGCCCGCAGATATCCAGAATAGACCCCACGGCGGCACACGGAGCCACAAATGCTTTACCGCTATGAGGGCGAGCCAACTCATGGCGAGATACAGGCATATTGAGATTTTCAGGGACCGCATCCTGCCGACAGCCTCGAGTACGATACCAGCAACGGCCAGACCCCACACGAGCCCGAACAGTGTCCAGCCCCAAGTGCC includes the following:
- a CDS encoding hemolysin III family protein yields the protein MKTIGEEIANAVSHGIGLLAAVAAAPVLILAAVQRGETSGILGASVFAATMVLLYLASTLSHALPRNRARRLFKDLDQMAIYLLIAGTYTPFTIGVLRGTWGWTLFGLVWGLAVAGIVLEAVGRMRSLKISICLYLAMSWLALIAVKHLWLRVPPWGLFWISAGGIAYMTGLGFFAAKRIPYNHLIWHLFVIAGTTCHFIAVLWYAA